The following is a genomic window from Miscanthus floridulus cultivar M001 chromosome 14, ASM1932011v1, whole genome shotgun sequence.
CCGGACTCACGTACATAGAGCGTCAGGTCATttccagaaaggttccagagccgGTTTTCTCTAACAGGACGCGTCAGGTCTGGGGTGACCAAACGCGCTGGTGAGTCTAGTCAGCTCTGCGTTTCTCTTCACGAGCTCTCGGTGCTGACGCCAGCGTACGTCAGGCGTGACCTGACATGGCCCCTATGtagtccggtcacgcgatgtccCCTGCGTCCGATAGTTTCCCTATGCTTTCAGCCAAGTGCCatgcactgaccggacactgcctaGGGTCAGGTCccgcgtccggtgcagcgtccagtcagGGACCGACGCTGCCTTTTCTTTTTTTATCTCCTCAACCGCtttgcccttgcttccaacttgctaaccacaaagtgtggaacttgtgtgcacgtgtgttagcattttacaatggtcaaggttagcacactaggttcctaaatgcatatacaagaacaatgtcacctagtggcactcgataaaccatttaaccaaagatttcccctctttacagtacggctatcgatcctaagtcactcacaccctctgtGCTGTCTTGAGTGTAAAATAAAAACCtttcatatacctttgccttgatcttctcggtttttgtttttctctttcttcttttccatgttgagCTTGATCAACATCAAGACATGTctaccttcatcaccatggacctcatcttgctctatcacttggattggaccaccttttctaatttacacacttagatcaaaggttagttctAGGTTTTATCAATtctccaaaaccaaacaagggctTTCACCTACCTAGTTCGCCATGGCCGAGGTGGAACTCGCCCACGTGTCGCCCACAATGGCCGGGATAGAATTCCACACGCCGATGAGGATCCATTttcccaagcagcaaggagatgtttgcACTCAaactgcatgttgcaagcgtctatttcAAGtacgtgtttcaaatgttttagaggtatgttgcaagtattttatatcGATGTTACAGAAGTTGattaggatgttgcacatgttgcaatcgtGTTTTTAAGTGTATGtcccaaatgtttcatatgttttcagatgtatgttgcaagtgtttcatctagatgttgcaatagtagatctgaatgttgcatatacatgcatgttgcaaacgtatgttttaagtgtttcaggtgtttcatacgtatgttgcaagtgttttatctagatgttgcatatgttttgcaatgactACAAATGTGTTTTcctagtgtttcagacgtatattgtaAGGGTTTTAATTGTTtcggatgtatgttgcaagtgtttcatctaaatattgcaaagtagatcgatcttcgtgttgcacatgttgtagtgGGACCCTGATGTAGCTACTAGGCCCGCCTGCATGCGTGTGTGGGAGTGCCCGATGCGGGCGCGGGACACGAATCGCACGTAGGCCACGGTGCTGGCGCAGGACACGGAGCGGCGTGGGTCCCCATGTGAAGCAGGCGTAGCAGGCACGGGCGTCTAGACGTCCGGGCGGTAGACATTCCGTAATTGAAAGGATGAAATCTAAGTTTTAGAGCTACAGAGTTTAGAAAGTTTTGTTGGTAAGTGGATCAAACTTTCCACTAATCAATTTCCTAGGGTCGTGGGGTGGTAATTAGATCTCAACTATGCTTTTAATAAAGATGAGTGCATTATCACCGTTAATCAACTTAACATATAATTTCACACTCAAACCCACACACCAAAAAAATCCCTCTTCAACTCCCCTTCTCTTCCTTTCACAAGTCAAATAGGATATTAGGAGTAAAAAATCATATTCACACTTTAATTCTCACCATAAACTCTCATCATTAATTTCCATGGCCCTTCCCAACATTGATGGATCATCTTAAGTATTTCCCGTTCTTCATTACTGATCTGTTAGGGCATGCACAACCCACAGACGGGAGGCCGTCTACAAGAGCCTCGAATCCGATGTACAAACAGCTAGAGAGACTGACCGTACAACCCACAAACAGGAGTCGTCTGCGAACGGTTTAATACTTTGCATGTAGCCAAGATCATTCATGAATATTATTTTGTAAACAGTCGTGCTGCCACTAGAATCGATCCAAGAGAGCAAGGTGGTTGCACGAAGCCACTAAAGATGAGGAGAAATCGGGCTGCTACCAGTGCATCCTCGATTGCTGTCGAATGAGGATAAATCGATGGTGCTAGATGAAGGTGTGGAGGAATCCGTCGCCACCAAGCCATTGCCGCCACCCGTGAAGGTTGGGACCCCGCTGCAATGACTACATCCTTGCTCTTCCTTGCCAGTGCCACGACCTAGCATTGTTCCATCATCGCGCGCTCCGATgctcatggcgccgtcgccggcgagCACCGGTGACAGCTCCAGTGCTCTGAGCCACCAGGCGTGGCCGCAACTGGATCCCGAGCGCGTGTAGCCTAGAGACGACGCCCGTACAATGCTTCATCTGCCGTCGCGGACGTTTTTGCAAAATATACGGTATACAGACGGCGTAATTATTGCCGTTGTACATGCCCTTACTATGTCCTCTCGACTAAACACGAGATAATATAATTCTGTCCTAAGAAACTAAGATGGGGACCTGCAAGCATGTGAACCTAATTCGTCGACTAGTCCTATTAACCGGCGAACACTGTTACTTACGGGGCAATCCCACACTGTTCCTTTTCATGCACCCTGATCGATCCATCAGCCACGAAAGAGACCACATACTCGATCGAAGATGAATGTCCGTACCTACACATGGACCGGTGATGGATACTTTCCCTTCTGTTCCTGTTCCTTGAGGCCGTTGCGTTGCATTGCAGTGCAGAGGGTCCCCAGGCGGGCTCGCACGCTAATGACCTTTTAATTAAGAGTTCACTGCATTACTGTTTAATTAGTAGTGTTGTCGGTAGGTAAATACATACAACTCCTACTATCGCATTCCAAAATAGTAAAATGAGAAAGCTACGCCTCCTCGGCCACTTTGGCATGCACCTACATTGATATTTGTATGTTTATATGCGGTTATGCCTACCATCTCTTTCGCGCTTCAATCCGAGAGCTGAGTGTGCTTTGTTCGCGTGTAGTAAGGTGGAGGCCAGCAAATTTGGCTGCACATTTATTAGTGCACCGGACAACTGCGCTTTGGCTTAGTTGGGGGCAATATACATTAGAGTCATCTATTGTACAACCGTGTGTTTTAGCAGAAGCCAGCACTCGTTGTTGGCTGCAAGTAAAACACACAATTTTCAACAGAGACAAATCCGTATGTTTTAGCAGAAGCTAGCACTCGGTTGTTGACTGCATGTGAAACACACTCAATTTCCATTAGAGACACATCCGTATGTTTCAGGTACATGTAGCACATGAATTCTACCATATTTAGACTGAAAGCCAACGGCTGGCCACAAAAGATAAGGAAAATATGTAATTTTCCTTACGCACACATAAAGAGATGTTCTCGGTAACCAAATGCACAATGAATATGATcttcaaaaattacaaaacacaaaTATAAAAATTACATATTCCAAATAGTGCAAATAATACATGTTCTTAATGCGATtatactttatatatatatatatatatatatatatatatatatatatatatacacacacacacacacacacacacaaaatccAGCTCATGAATGTGGAGCCTACTGACAGTACAATTAAACAGGATAGGATGGTGTACATAGAAAGAACACATTGGGACACAACCACACAAGCATAACCAAAAACCTTGATGACACATGCCTGCACACTGCTGCCAGCAGGCTGACTATGCAGAGGCCACAAACGGTGTTACACCTGCAAAGAAAAACATAAAAGTGCATTTTACATCTCACACCGCCAGGTGCCAAAAAGTTTACACATATGAGAGCATACAATTTCCAGAAGCacaaaagagctaaaaaaaacCTTCACATGAGCCTCCACTTGTAGCCATATTTGGATCACACGGACCTCCAAATGGCCCTGGCATGCTGCTCGATCCCCATTTCCTCTGCCAAGGATTCACAGTAGGTCTAGATGGCACCTGGAACTAACGATAAAAATATATCACAACAATGTACAGAAAACCAACACTGCATATTGATTTACCATAATAAGAGTATGTAAATATCACAAACCATGATCATTTCAGCATAATAAGAGTATAGATTCAAGCAAAATACTAAAACTACATACTCATTCTTTATGATGCTCCAACTTCATCCAAATGACATATCATATGTTTCTAAATGCAGGTAAACAAACAGGGCAAAATTGAGACCAGActcggaagtatatatatgttcAAATAGATGCAGGGCAGAAAGAATGCATTTGCAAATTCTATGTTCACAAATCTATCAAACATCAGTTACAATGACAGAGATGAGCAAAATATTGCCTCACGGCTTACTTTATATTTCCTTCCACGTTTCTTCCCCTACTGCAATGGCAGAGAACAGGACAGACACTACAATTCATGGTGCCAAACACACTAAGAAAAATGAAAACATAATACAAATTACAACACAATAATTAAAAAAATTGCACATTACAACTAGTGCAATTTCTAGTATTAAAAAATGTTATATCAGATCTTGTAAGCTTACTTGCAAAATCAGATCCTTCACAAGTAAATAGGGCGGCATTTCTCCATCTAATGCAAACCTGATAGTAGCTGGCacctaaaattaaaaacaaaacagATCAAAACACCGTATTCTTTTCCTGAAGTTGACTCAAGCGTAAACACAGTATATTACAATGTGATAAGATCATGCACAAAACAGAAAAAATGAGAGGATAGAGCTATTTTGCACAAATTCCACTGCAAAACAGATCACATGATAAGGAAAATAGTCTAGTGAAGTCCCATCTTACAGCAGATACATAAATAATTATGAGAGTGAGAGAGGATAGAGCTCTGGCTATCCTCTGGCTAGCTGCTGGTAGGGCAGGGACACAgagagagactgagagagagTGTAAGTGTGAGTTTATGGGGTCTGTGTTGCcataaatcacaataaacaaatttcaagttgtgttagcacaaatcaagAGTGATTGTACTTTTGaggtgtgtgttggcacaaatcacaagtaaCAAAGATGTGGTGCGtactagcacaaatcacaataaacaatttttttctataaaaggaCCAGGACAAAATTGAGTTGCATGTCAAGCACAAGTTACAAAGATGTGATGTGTGCTAGcataaatcacaataaacaaaggacaaggtgtgttagcacaaatcacaagagacaatttttttctatgaaaggacaatgaCAAAAATTTAGTGTGGgatggcacaaatcacaataaacaaaggataaggtgtgttagcacaaatcacaagagacaatttttttctcTAAAAGGACAAGGACAATAATTTTGttctatgaaaggacaatgaCAAAAACTTGGTGTGGGCAGGCAAAAAACACATTAAACAGATGAAAAGGTGTGTTAGCACAATCACAagagataattttttttctatgaaagaatAAGAACAAAAATTTGGTGTGCACtgacacaaatcacaataaacaaagaaaaatGCTAAGCACAAAGAATTAAGCATGACTGTCATGCTAAGCACAAGAAGACAAATAGATGATGACACTACTCACATGTTCCCAGCACAAGAGAACTGAAAACTAAGTTTGCCTCTTAAAATGCAAACCAGGAATCAGTTGTACTGTAAAACCAAGTTCCTAAGAAGTCTGCATTATCCTTTTTTTCCTATGCCTATGTCCTATAGGTTGATACCTATTTTCTACTTGTAGTAGGGAGTGTTTTGTTAAGGTTTAGATTCAATTGAGTATGGCAAAATGTAACTACAACTACCTATGCCTACACTTTCTACAATGACTATGCATATATAGTGAGATTCTCAGTGGTCAGATTTCACACATAAAAGTGCAAGGATAAGAAAGATGACAACCGGCAATATAACAAGGGTGACACTGAAGTGTAACCTGTTTAGTAGGAAAAAGGAGGATGGTGATAATTCTGCTGTTCTAGGAGTGCAAAGGGCAATAAACATTCTACCAAAATCAGTACGGTAACAAATTAGCTATGCACTAGAAGCCTCTAAACAAGCAAACTGCTAGTTAGTCCTCATTCCTAGCTCGCTCAGAAATTATAAGCATCCCACAAATATAATTGAGACAAGCAAGCAAAGATCCACCTATTAACTTGTTGTTAATGCAATTATATTATATATGATcttcaaaaattacaaaacacataTATGAAAATTGCACATTTTAAATAGTGCAAATACTACTTGTTGTTAATGCAATTATATCAAAATATGGCTCATGCATGTGGAGCCTGCTAATAGTACAATTAACTTGTGCTACTGAACAAGTCTTTTCTAGACAGAGAGGATGCATTAGTGCCAGCAAAAACATATCAGAAGTCTTTTGCTGAAAATTTAATACGAAAAAACACAAAATTTAATGGGAAATGAAGTGGACATGCACAACACAGAAAAAGCCAACAAGGATGACTTGTTTATCAGCATTAATAAAATAGAAAGACAAACTAGGACACAGCCACAAAAACAAGACAAATatctgtcacaccccaaaatttctaattttgggttgtgcatagaaaacactaattaaaataaatgtttggatacttggataaaatttaccaatcttagtttgaactagcgtaaatttagttatagaaaaaatgtgaattttcaagcttttccaaattaatttgacgggctattgcttgatgtgatgcttggttgttgatttatttcatgttgtgCGAAAAGATTTTAAAAATGCGTTTAGTAAGTCAATCATCTTTCTCCAGCACTTCTTAGTCTTTCTCACCGATCAAATTCCTTGTTTCCCAACTTAATATCTGCTTGAGAAGTATCCCAAAATTGTTTCCATAAAATCCAATTCACTTCTTTCTGCTCACCATTCATCTACCTATCTCCACGAACACCTCTGGAATTTCTTCGGCTTTTTCCAGAACTTGTTCCcacttgtttgtgagcataatctaatttttaaatgctccaaaatatcttttcatgagctccaaatactttatttgggttcgtcttgttctaaaatatctttgagaattttccctgaattttcggggccttcggagtatttttcgtggcttaaaattcaattctggacttttttagaattattttatccataaaattaattaattctgaaaataataaaatatctcagatttcctcatgcccaaaggcccttgtctttatttactaatgggctttaataattaattaggcctattagtaaaggtggagggtgcaacatcaattagtaccatatggctagttgatgtagatgtggggagttcttGGCCAGTGGCGGAGGACGAAAAAAATTTAAGGTAGGGCGAAGTCGATAACATATATAGTAAAGTAATATCTCTCAAAATGGTTCATTAGACATTGTGATAGCGAAGCACAAAGTACAAGCATTTAGGATATAAAGAACTAATATCTCTCAAAATGATTCATTAGACATTGTGATAGCGAAGCACAAAGTACAAGCATTTAGGATATAAAGAACTATAGAAAATACAAGTAAAGTCAACTAACCATGTGACAATGAAGCTTCAGTCACGCCTAGGCGGCCTAGGCAATTGCATTTGCCTATCTTTCTTGTTTTGAAATGTATTCTTGATCTTCTCAAGATCAATTCCTTTGAATATTTCTCGCTCAATGTAGCACACCATTAAGTAATTGAGCCAATCATCAGACATCTTGTTGCGCAATTCTGTTTTGATAATCTTCATAGCTGAAAAGACCCTTTCAACTGATGCCGTCGCTACCGGTAGTATCAATGCCAGCTCAATTAGATGATAAACTGATGGGAAAACAGTATGTCTATCAAGTTCAACCATTTTTGCAGCTAGACTTGCCAGATCATGACAATCTCTAAACTCCTCAATTCTTctcacatgaataataaataactCAAGTTGATCTTTTATACCCTTCTTTTCGAAATAGGAGAAATCATCAGAATATATCTCAGTAAGCCGAGCAAGCTTGTGCACATCAAATTTAGAGAATGAATCTCTCGGGTTAAGACaagaaaagcaaacaagcaactcTGAAGATACCTCATTAAACCGATGATCAAACTCTGTGGTAATAGCATCTATAGCAGCATAGAAGATATCAACACAAAAATAATGGTCTTGAGTGATGTTGTTCTTGCCCCCTTTTCTTGATCTTCCAAATCTTGGTACTGCTTCATTCATATTTGGTATTGGGATATCATTTTCACTGCAAAATTTTGTGGCTTCCTGTAATAGTGGCTCCCAACCATCATTCCTCAAATTCATCAAACGTGTTTTCACATCAATAACCAAAGACATGGCTTGAACAATATTTTGATCCTTCCTTTGCAAGATAAGAGAGAGCTCATTTGTGATGCGCAAGATTTGCAACATCATCTTCATGATGAACACAAAGCTAAAAGACTCCATGATTTCCACTAAACCTCCTGCCCTACTTGGATTACGCTCATCTTGATACACAATTTGTAGAACTTCAATTACTGAATCCCACATTGATTCAATACGAAGTAATGTCTTGTAATGAGAACCCCATCTTGTATCTCCGGGTCTAGCCAAGGATGTTGCTTGATGTTTCCCTCTTCCTGTGGAAATCTCTCCACTGCTCAACTTGCCTAAAAGAATCCTGCGCTGCTTATCTAGCAGTAAATCCTTCCTCTTGCAAGATGAAGTAGTGGTGTTCACAATCAAGGCCACATAATCAAAGAAATCCTCCATAGATGAACAACATCTTGAGATGGAAACAACTACCAACTGCAATTGATGAGCAAAGCAATGGACATAGAAAGCATATGGGTTCTCATCACGAATAAGCTTCTGAAGGCCATTAAATTCTCCTCTCATATTAGAAGCACCATCATACCCTTGCCCTCGTAGATTTGCAATGTGTAACCCATGCTCACCAAGTACTTCAACAACTGCTGTCTTCAGTGCTTCTGAGGTTGTCTCCTTAACATGCTTAATACCTAAAAATCTTTCAATCACTTTTCCTTTCTTGTTCACAAACCTACAACATAGATATTATAATCTGATTAGCTAATTTTAACATTAACAATTATATAAT
Proteins encoded in this region:
- the LOC136503854 gene encoding uncharacterized protein produces the protein MTSPTIQKELAECCAIEVTKAIKEEMAGCLFSILIDESRDISVKEQMAVVVRFVNKKGKVIERFLGIKHVKETTSEALKTAVVEVLGEHGLHIANLRGQGYDGASNMRGEFNGLQKLIRDENPYAFYVHCFAHQLQLVVVSISRCCSSMEDFFDYVALIVNTTTSSCKRKDLLLDKQRRILLGKLSSGEISTGRGKHQATSLARPGDTRWGSHYKTLLRIESMWDSVIEVLQIVYQDERNPSRAGGLVEIMESFSFVFIMKMMLQILRITNELSLILQRKDQNIVQAMSLVIDVKTRLMNLRNDGWEPLLQEATKFCSENDIPIPNMNEAVPRFGRSRKGGKNNITQDHYFCVDIFYAAIDAITTEFDHRFNEVSSELLVCFSCLNPRDSFSKFDVHKLARLTEIYSDDFSYFEKKGIKDQLELFIIHVRRIEEFRDCHDLASLAAKMVELDRHTVFPSVYHLIELALILPVATASVERVFSAMKIIKTELRNKMSDDWLNYLMVCYIEREIFKGIDLEKIKNTFQNKKDRQMQLPRPPRRD